One Stigmatopora argus isolate UIUO_Sarg chromosome 20, RoL_Sarg_1.0, whole genome shotgun sequence genomic region harbors:
- the LOC144065514 gene encoding uncharacterized protein LOC144065514 isoform X1, giving the protein MSAGTKREEELFDLKGYRLEGFPKQKMRDEQLPIKREEDHFTWSPGESVKRDDLGVASEGAESANASAWPQIKEEEPEFPQQQMRDEQLPIKREEDHFTWSPSESVKTDDLGVASEGVEPANASAWPQIKEEEPEFPQQQYKREDQSPIKKEEQNVTGSTGEPFRREDNLGGANRAAQTVNCSSAEGMQADNVIAPPPDGDNVLHDDEGFRENLSPFGQESVGLKELPQIKEQEPEFSQQQIREDQLPIQKEEDDVTWSPGEALTWQHDLGGASGGVEPKNASFWLQIKEEEPEFHQQCKREEQPPIKNEECVKWSIGEPFKSEDDLGVANTGAELLSGSSTEGWRAENLIAPLSDGNDLLFDDEDVKKNPSGDKLCKCFQCGKTFGKKSSLKTHMRSHTGEKPLSCTVCGKTFTHKGNFKRHTRTHTGDKPFSCLVCGQTFTQKGHLISHARTHTGEKPFSCSVCGQTFTRKDHLNLHTSIHTGKKTFSCSVCGKTFTRKDQLNLHTRIHTGTKIFSCSVCGKIFTRKGTYKMHTRTHTGDKPFSCSVCGQTFTQKGHLNSHAKTHTGEKPFSCSVCGHTFKRKDHLNLHTSIHTSKKTFSCSVCGKTFTRKDHLNLPTRMHTGKKTFLCSVCGKTFTRKGTFKMHTRSHTGDKPFSCSVCGQTFTQKGHLISHARTHTGEKPFSCSVCGKAFSQKQHLIMHTRTHTGEKPFSCSVCGKTFTHKGTFKMHTRTHTGEKPFACSVCGKAFSLKHNLEGHTRTHTGEKSFSCSVCGQKFTRKGNLISHARTHG; this is encoded by the exons ATGTCCGCAGGAACGAAACGggaggaggaactttttgacctcaaaggatatagactagaag GGTTCCCtaaacaaaaaatgagagacgagcaacttccaatcaaaagggaggaagatcatttcacctggtcaccaggtgagtccgtgaaaagggatgatctgggcgtggccagcgaagGGGCGGAGTctgcaaacgcctcagcatggccccaaattaaagaggaggagccagagttccctcaacaacaaatgcgagacgagcaacttccaatcaaaagggaggaagatcatttcacctggtcaccaaGCGAGTCCGTGAAAacagatgatctgggcgtggccagcgaaggggtggagcctgcaaacgcctcagcatggccccaaattaaagaggaggagccagagttccctcaacaacagtACAAGAGAGAAGACCAATCTCCAATAAAAAAGGAGGAGCAAAATGTCAccgggtcaactggtgagccattCAGGAGGGAAGATAATCTGGGCGGGGCCAACAGAGCGGCGCAGACTGTGAactgcagctcagcagaaggaatGCAAGCAGACAATGTCATCGCTCCTCCACCAGATGGTGACAACGTGCTCCATGACGATGAAG gtttcagggaAAATCTTAGTCCATTTGGgcaagagtctgttggccttaaagagctcccccaaatcaaagagcaggagccagagttctctcaacaacaaattagagaagaccaacttccaatccaaaaggaggaagatgatgtcacctggtcacctggtgaggCCTTGACGTGGCAACATGATCTGGGCGGTGCCAGTGGAGGGGTGGAGCCTAAAAATGCCTCATTTTGGctccaaatcaaagaggaggagccagagttccatcaacagtgcaaaagagaagagcaacccccaatcaaaaacgaggaatgtgtaaaatggtcaattggtgagcctttcaagagtgaagacgatctgggcgtggccaacacaggggcggagcttctgagtggcagctcaacagaaggatggcgagcagaaaatttaattgctcctttatcagatggcaacgacttgctttttgatgatgaagatgttaagaaaaatcccagtggcgacaaactctgcaaatgctttcagtgtgggaaaacctttgggaaaaagtcttctttgaaaacacatatgaggagccacactggggagaaacccttatcatgtacagtttgtggtaaaacatttacacacaagggaaattttaagagacacacaagaacccacacgggtgacaaaccattttcatgcttagtttgtggtcaaacattcacacagaagggacacttaattagtcatgcaagaacccacactggtgaaaaaccattttcgtgttcagtttgtggtcagacatttacacggaaggatcacttaaatcttcacacaagcaTCCACacaggtaaaaaaacattttcgtgttcagtttgtggtaaaacatttacacggaaggatcaattaaatcttcacacaagaatccacacaggtacaaaaatattttcgtgttcagtttgtggtaaaatattTACACGCAAGGGAACAtataaaatgcacacaagaacccacacgggtgacaaaccattttcatgctcagtttgtggtcaaacattcacacagaagggacacttaaatagtcatgcaaaaacccacactggtgaaaaaccattttcgtgttcagtttgtggtcataCATTTAAACGGAAGGatcacttaaatcttcacacaagtaTCCAcacaagtaaaaaaacattttcgtgttcagtttgtggtaaaacatttacacggaaggatcacttaaATCTTCCCACAAGAATGCACacaggtaaaaaaacatttttgtgttcagtttgtggtaaaacatttacacgcaagggaacatttaaaatgcacacaagatcccacacgggtgacaaaccattttcatgctcagtttgtggtcaaacattcacacagaagggacacttaattagtcatgcaagaacacacactggtgaaaaaccattttcgtgttcagtttgcggtaaagccttttctcaaaagcaacacttaataatgcacacaagaacccacactggtgaaaaaccattttcgtgttcagtttgtggtaaaacatttacacacaagggaacatttaaaatgcacacaagaacccacacaggtgaaaaaccatttgcgtgctcagtttgcggtaaagcgtTTTCTCTAAAGCACAACTTAgaaggccacacaagaacccacactggcgaaaaatcattttcctgctcagtttgtggtcaaaaattcacacggaagggaaacttaattagtcatgcaagaacacacgggtga
- the LOC144065514 gene encoding uncharacterized protein LOC144065514 isoform X2, whose protein sequence is MSAGTKREEELFDLKGYRLEGFPKQKMRDEQLPIKREEDHFTWSPGESVKRDDLGVASEGAESANASAWPQIKEEEPEFPQQQMRDEQLPIKREEDHFTWSPSESVKTDDLGVASEGVEPANASAWPQIKEEEPEFPQQQYKREDQSPIKKEEQNVTGSTGFRENLSPFGQESVGLKELPQIKEQEPEFSQQQIREDQLPIQKEEDDVTWSPGEALTWQHDLGGASGGVEPKNASFWLQIKEEEPEFHQQCKREEQPPIKNEECVKWSIGEPFKSEDDLGVANTGAELLSGSSTEGWRAENLIAPLSDGNDLLFDDEDVKKNPSGDKLCKCFQCGKTFGKKSSLKTHMRSHTGEKPLSCTVCGKTFTHKGNFKRHTRTHTGDKPFSCLVCGQTFTQKGHLISHARTHTGEKPFSCSVCGQTFTRKDHLNLHTSIHTGKKTFSCSVCGKTFTRKDQLNLHTRIHTGTKIFSCSVCGKIFTRKGTYKMHTRTHTGDKPFSCSVCGQTFTQKGHLNSHAKTHTGEKPFSCSVCGHTFKRKDHLNLHTSIHTSKKTFSCSVCGKTFTRKDHLNLPTRMHTGKKTFLCSVCGKTFTRKGTFKMHTRSHTGDKPFSCSVCGQTFTQKGHLISHARTHTGEKPFSCSVCGKAFSQKQHLIMHTRTHTGEKPFSCSVCGKTFTHKGTFKMHTRTHTGEKPFACSVCGKAFSLKHNLEGHTRTHTGEKSFSCSVCGQKFTRKGNLISHARTHG, encoded by the exons ATGTCCGCAGGAACGAAACGggaggaggaactttttgacctcaaaggatatagactagaag GGTTCCCtaaacaaaaaatgagagacgagcaacttccaatcaaaagggaggaagatcatttcacctggtcaccaggtgagtccgtgaaaagggatgatctgggcgtggccagcgaagGGGCGGAGTctgcaaacgcctcagcatggccccaaattaaagaggaggagccagagttccctcaacaacaaatgcgagacgagcaacttccaatcaaaagggaggaagatcatttcacctggtcaccaaGCGAGTCCGTGAAAacagatgatctgggcgtggccagcgaaggggtggagcctgcaaacgcctcagcatggccccaaattaaagaggaggagccagagttccctcaacaacagtACAAGAGAGAAGACCAATCTCCAATAAAAAAGGAGGAGCAAAATGTCAccgggtcaactg gtttcagggaAAATCTTAGTCCATTTGGgcaagagtctgttggccttaaagagctcccccaaatcaaagagcaggagccagagttctctcaacaacaaattagagaagaccaacttccaatccaaaaggaggaagatgatgtcacctggtcacctggtgaggCCTTGACGTGGCAACATGATCTGGGCGGTGCCAGTGGAGGGGTGGAGCCTAAAAATGCCTCATTTTGGctccaaatcaaagaggaggagccagagttccatcaacagtgcaaaagagaagagcaacccccaatcaaaaacgaggaatgtgtaaaatggtcaattggtgagcctttcaagagtgaagacgatctgggcgtggccaacacaggggcggagcttctgagtggcagctcaacagaaggatggcgagcagaaaatttaattgctcctttatcagatggcaacgacttgctttttgatgatgaagatgttaagaaaaatcccagtggcgacaaactctgcaaatgctttcagtgtgggaaaacctttgggaaaaagtcttctttgaaaacacatatgaggagccacactggggagaaacccttatcatgtacagtttgtggtaaaacatttacacacaagggaaattttaagagacacacaagaacccacacgggtgacaaaccattttcatgcttagtttgtggtcaaacattcacacagaagggacacttaattagtcatgcaagaacccacactggtgaaaaaccattttcgtgttcagtttgtggtcagacatttacacggaaggatcacttaaatcttcacacaagcaTCCACacaggtaaaaaaacattttcgtgttcagtttgtggtaaaacatttacacggaaggatcaattaaatcttcacacaagaatccacacaggtacaaaaatattttcgtgttcagtttgtggtaaaatattTACACGCAAGGGAACAtataaaatgcacacaagaacccacacgggtgacaaaccattttcatgctcagtttgtggtcaaacattcacacagaagggacacttaaatagtcatgcaaaaacccacactggtgaaaaaccattttcgtgttcagtttgtggtcataCATTTAAACGGAAGGatcacttaaatcttcacacaagtaTCCAcacaagtaaaaaaacattttcgtgttcagtttgtggtaaaacatttacacggaaggatcacttaaATCTTCCCACAAGAATGCACacaggtaaaaaaacatttttgtgttcagtttgtggtaaaacatttacacgcaagggaacatttaaaatgcacacaagatcccacacgggtgacaaaccattttcatgctcagtttgtggtcaaacattcacacagaagggacacttaattagtcatgcaagaacacacactggtgaaaaaccattttcgtgttcagtttgcggtaaagccttttctcaaaagcaacacttaataatgcacacaagaacccacactggtgaaaaaccattttcgtgttcagtttgtggtaaaacatttacacacaagggaacatttaaaatgcacacaagaacccacacaggtgaaaaaccatttgcgtgctcagtttgcggtaaagcgtTTTCTCTAAAGCACAACTTAgaaggccacacaagaacccacactggcgaaaaatcattttcctgctcagtttgtggtcaaaaattcacacggaagggaaacttaattagtcatgcaagaacacacgggtga
- the LOC144065578 gene encoding general transcription factor II-I repeat domain-containing protein 2-like yields the protein MQGQIRADKLSKLKVGLLSQQTTFLRQAQLNQASVRASFRVAKLIASNGKPFTDGEFFKKCMDVVVEEVCPEKKDAFNAVSLSASTITRRVEEIGNNVYAQLQQKTKEFDFFSLALDESTDVQDTAQLLIFIRGVSANFEICEDLAALQSLKGTTTGEDIFDKVCQTMEKLDLDWSKLASITTDGAPSMVGETRGLIGRMNRELEKRALTAPLRVHCLIHQQALCCKVLTWDSVMKVVVSCINFIRAKGLKHRQFQEFLSELESTHRVVLYYTEVRWLSRGRVLRHFYELLPEINTFLHLKDKTVPELINPEWKWHLAFLTDVTEILNRLNLQLQGEGKLICDMYSHIKAFEVKLALLLEQVKKRNFVHLPATQNLSTENPAVPFPAEKCVEALEMLKAEFGVRFTELHVHAKEIRLFQNPFVADIDEAQPSYQFELAELQNCDVLKDAFKLNSLIDFYASLPNDTYPNIKKHAMKMSSVFGSTYICEKTFSRMKLLKTPMRSRLTDEHLHQCLRLAVTRMEPDIQLLTSQMQAHSSH from the coding sequence atgcaaggccaaatacgagcagacaaactctcaaagctaaaagttggactattatctcagcagactacatttctacgccaagctcagctgaaccaggcatccgttcgggccagctttcgggttgctaaactgatagcaagcaacggtaagcctttcactgacggagagttttttaagaaatgtatggatgttgtcgtggaggaagtgtgtcccgagaagaaagatgcatttaatgccgtaagtctgtcggcgagtacaatcaccagacgcgttgaagaaatcgggaataatgtatatgcccagctgcagcagaagacgaaagaatttgactttttttcattagcactggatgaaagcacggacgtgcaagacacagcgcaactgctcatttttattcgtggagttagcgcaaactttgagatatgcgaggatctggcagccctccaaagtctcaaagggaccacaacgggagaggatatttttgacaaagtgtgccaaaccatggagaagttggacctggactggtcaaagctggctagcatcacgactgacggggctcctagcatggtgggcgaaactcgcggtttaataggacgcatgaaccgtgagttggaaaaaagggctctaaccgccccgctacgagtccactgcctaattcaccagcaagcactgtgctgcaaagtgttgacgtgggattctgtaatgaaggttgtggtgtcgtgcataaacttcatcagggcaaagggacttaaacacaggcagttccaagaattcctgtctgaactggagtctacgcacAGAGTtgtgctgtactacacagaggtccgatggctgagccggggcagagttttgaggcatttttacgagcttctacccgaaattaacacatttcttcatttaaaagacaaaacggtcccagagctgatcaacccagaatggaaatggcacctcgcatttttaacagacgtgacagaaatacttaaccgccttaacttgcagctacaaggcgaagggaaactcatttgcgacatgtattcacacataaaagcatttgaggtgaaattagcgctgcttttggaacaagtgaaaaagcgcaactttgtccatcttcctgctacccaaaacctgtcgacagagaatccagcggtcccgttcccagctgaaaagtgcgtggaagcactggaaatgctgaaggcggagttcggtgtgcgattcactgaactacatgttcatgcaaaagaaatccgtctttttcagaacccctttgttgccgacattgatgaagcccagccttcatatcagtttgagttggctgagttacagaactgtgatgttctgaaagacgcattcaagctcaacagtctcattgacttctatgcttccctcccaaacgacacatatccaaacataaaaaaacatgcaatgaaaatgtcctcagtttttggcagcacgtatatctgcgagaaaaccttttctcgcatgaaactgctgaaaactccgatgagatcaagattgacagatgaacatttgcatcagtgcttgagactggctgtaactagaatggaacctgatattcaacttctcaccagccagatgcaggcccacagttcacactga
- the LOC144065586 gene encoding uncharacterized protein LOC144065586, with protein sequence MYAKVVLDSLEGFRNDLGPDGWGSKFAKEGVEPLQIKEEEPGFPQQQMIEEQLIKKEEDVTWSTSEPLKRGDDCGVSSGGAQPAKATTWPQIKEEEPETPQHQHKIEEQPPIEEQEDVTEPPQLSSSKEGWQAEILIAPLSDSDDLLYNNDDDEGLKKNPSGNKLYECTQCGKTFRNKYHLKSHLMTHTGEKPFSCSVCGQAFTQMGNLNYHSRTHTDEKPFSCSVCGKAFSRKQNLKTHTRTHTGEKPFLCSVCGKTFRIKGNLKEHFKTHSGEKCFACAFCVHRFSTNATLKRHLRTHTGEKTFSCSVCDQTFSEQQHLKTHLRTHTGEKPFLCLVCGRSFAVMNYLKKHLITHTGEKPFSCSVCGQAFTQKGSLNNHARTHTGEKPFYCSVCGQTFTQKASLNSHSRTHTGDKPFSCSVCAQTFTTKTGLNSHARTHTGEKTFLCSVCGQAFAHKGSLKQHSISHIGEQGFAAQSVATDSLPKLNQKATQEPICEEMLTSSLCG encoded by the exons atgtatgcaaaagttgtccttgaCAGTCtggaag gtttcagaaatgatcttggtcctgatgggtgGGGGTCAAAGTTTGCCAAAGAGGGCGTTGAACCCcttcaaatcaaagaggaggagccagggttccctcaacaacaaatgatagAAGAGCAActaatcaaaaaggaggaagatgtgaCCTGGTCAACTAGTGAGCCCTTAAAAAGGGGAGATGATTGCGGCGTGTCCAGCGGAGGGGCACAGCCTGCAAAAGCCAcaacatggccccaaattaaagaggaggagccagagacCCCTCAACACCAGCATAAGatagaagagcaacctccaatcgaAGAGCAGGAAGATGTCACAGAGCCTCCGCAACTCAGTAGCTCAAAAGAAGGATGGCAAGCTGAAattttaattgctcctttatcagatagtgacgacttgctttataataatgatgacgatgaaggtcttaagaaaaatcccagtggcaacAAACTCTACGAATGCACCCAGTGTGGGAAAACATTTCGAAATAAGTATCATTTAAAATCACATTTGATgacccacactggggagaaacccttttcatgctcagtttgtggtcaagcattcacacagatGGGAAACTTAAATTATCACTcaagaacacacactgatgaaaaaccattttcctgctcagtttgtggtaaagccttttctcgaaagcaaaacttaaaaactcacacgagaacacacacgggtgaaaaaccatttttgtgttcagtctgtggtaaaacattcaggataaagggaaacttaaaagaacacttcAAAACCCACTCTGGAGAAAAATGTTTTGCCTGCGCATTTTGTGTCCACAGATTCTCTACCAACGCCACATTAAAAAGACACCTaaggacccacactggtgaaaaaacattttcctgttcagtttgtgatCAAACCTTTTCTGaacagcaacatttaaaaacccacttaagaacccacacaggtgaaaaaccatttctaTGCTTAGTTTGTGGCAGAAGCTTTGCAGTAATgaattacttaaaaaaacacttaataacccacacaggtgaaaaaccattttcgtgctcagtttgtggtcaagcattcacacagaagggaagcttaaataatcacgcaagaacccacacaggtgagaAACCATTTtattgctcagtttgtggtcagacatttactCAGAAGGCAAGCTTAAATAGTCAttcaagaacacacactggcgataaaccattttcctgctcagtttgtgctCAGACATTTACAACAAAGACaggcttaaatagtcatgcaagaacacacactggtgaaaaaacatttttgtgctcagtttgtggtcaagcattcgctcacaagggaagcttaaaaCAACATTCAATATCCCACATTGGAGAACAAGGTTTTGCTGCTCAGTCGGTGGCCACAGATTCACTACCAAAGCTCAatcaaaaagccacacaagaacccattTGTGAAGAAATGTTGACCAGCTCACTTTGTGGCTAA